The following coding sequences lie in one Candidatus Binatia bacterium genomic window:
- a CDS encoding methyltransferase domain-containing protein, protein MANFAPMRDRLLYVLRANLELFGIGGRFLDYGSGPGDVARFLLTDCGLTSGWAYDPALEDAELGTHAVGGGVLVGTRSLADVDDEVDLGILFDVVEHVPDAAATLRELRSKVRDGGWLAMTVPYNAHEWGADDDFYGHLRRLSRRGAITLLEQNGWNVIRVLDPTFPTMWLIRRAYLTMRRFGGGAFGLKPEHEAGATDLERSFRSPRHKPWNPTAELPVQLVTNLVPWNVVRGLDLYFESLFWGFELFILAQKRSDEALCEVCRHGRYSFHRFFDHYSLQKCAYCGSEKILPEIATYVPRSEQKRLGPTLRGILARVRERRARRIAKLDVPERSLLDVGAGGAELAAALAGLGWSVRGSSASEQDANVARAAGIEVVVAEASSLPEDRSYGVVSLFHVVEHTADLSRTLEKLDRLVKPGGYLVLEYPNGRSLLKALLGWRWFGYDPPFHRLQVNPTVLADRLGLENYRLIDEQHFSLEYSFFVFAQSIVNALMPFQRDALYRWLCGRSSGAFERVCAAVSVPLFVLLLPLFLLYQPIAALLHRGCVVRQVFKKTDIAADEARRAAEAARSAADDARGAEPLTAEARTR, encoded by the coding sequence ATGGCGAACTTCGCTCCCATGCGCGACCGCCTGCTGTACGTGCTGCGGGCGAACCTCGAGCTGTTCGGCATCGGCGGCCGCTTCCTCGACTACGGCTCGGGGCCGGGCGACGTCGCGCGCTTCCTGCTGACCGACTGCGGCCTCACCTCGGGCTGGGCGTACGATCCGGCGCTCGAGGACGCGGAGCTCGGCACGCACGCGGTCGGCGGCGGCGTGCTGGTCGGCACGCGGAGCCTCGCCGACGTCGACGACGAGGTCGACCTCGGCATCCTGTTCGACGTCGTCGAGCACGTCCCGGACGCCGCCGCGACGCTGCGCGAGCTGCGCAGCAAGGTCCGCGACGGCGGCTGGCTCGCGATGACGGTGCCCTACAACGCGCACGAGTGGGGCGCGGACGACGACTTCTACGGCCACCTGCGCCGGCTCAGCCGGCGCGGCGCGATCACGCTGCTCGAGCAGAACGGCTGGAACGTGATCCGCGTGCTCGACCCGACGTTCCCGACGATGTGGCTGATCCGCCGCGCATACTTGACGATGCGCCGCTTCGGCGGCGGCGCGTTCGGCCTCAAGCCCGAGCACGAGGCCGGCGCGACCGACCTCGAGCGCTCGTTCCGCTCGCCGCGCCACAAGCCGTGGAACCCGACGGCCGAGCTGCCGGTGCAGCTCGTGACCAACCTCGTGCCGTGGAACGTCGTGCGCGGGCTCGACCTCTACTTCGAGTCGCTGTTCTGGGGCTTCGAGCTCTTCATCCTCGCGCAGAAGCGCAGCGACGAGGCGCTCTGCGAGGTCTGCCGGCACGGGCGCTACTCGTTCCACCGCTTCTTCGACCACTACTCGCTGCAGAAGTGCGCGTACTGCGGCTCGGAGAAGATCCTGCCGGAGATCGCGACCTACGTTCCGCGCAGCGAGCAGAAGCGCCTCGGTCCGACGCTGCGCGGGATCCTCGCGCGCGTGCGCGAGCGTCGCGCGCGGCGCATCGCGAAGCTCGACGTGCCCGAGCGCAGCCTGCTCGACGTCGGCGCGGGCGGCGCGGAGCTCGCGGCGGCGCTCGCCGGGCTCGGCTGGAGCGTGCGCGGCAGCTCGGCGAGCGAGCAGGACGCGAACGTCGCGCGCGCGGCGGGCATCGAGGTCGTGGTCGCGGAGGCCTCGAGCCTGCCGGAGGATCGGTCGTACGGCGTCGTGTCGCTCTTCCACGTCGTCGAGCACACGGCGGATCTCAGCCGCACGCTCGAGAAGCTCGACCGCCTGGTGAAGCCCGGCGGCTACCTCGTCCTCGAGTACCCGAACGGACGCTCGCTGCTGAAGGCGCTGCTCGGCTGGCGCTGGTTCGGCTACGACCCGCCGTTCCACCGCCTGCAGGTCAATCCCACCGTGCTCGCCGACCGGCTCGGCCTCGAGAACTACCGGCTGATCGACGAGCAGCACTTCTCGCTCGAGTACTCGTTCTTCGTCTTCGCGCAGTCGATCGTGAACGCGCTGATGCCGTTCCAGCGCGACGCGCTCTACCGCTGGCTGTGCGGGCGCAGCTCCGGCGCGTTCGAGCGCGTGTGCGCGGCGGTGAGCGTGCCGCTGTTCGTGCTGCTGCTGCCGCTGTTTTTGCTTTACCAGCCGATCGCCGCGCTGCTGCACCGCGGCTGCGTCGTGCGTCAAGTCTTCAAGAAGACCGACATTGCGGCGGACGAGGCGCGGCGCGCCGCGGAGGCCGCGCGCAGCGCCGCCGACGACGCGCGCGGCGCCGAGCCGCTCACCGCCGAGGCACGTACACGGTGA
- a CDS encoding SGNH/GDSL hydrolase family protein, with amino-acid sequence MNASTARRPSARRGASRAAKLAALGVSLLISLYLVELALRVFFVVPWQVTSRQPLGLGVAESELRLAQAEYDVRLRYNSSGFRDEEFPETKEPGELRVLVLGDSFAEGVGVEQDDRFADLLERDLARDRETPVTVIAAGQMATGPASYLRNLYEFGVALRPDVVVITIYVGNDFGAGGTSPARDAKVVETLPPDSLAARGSWRSVVQLEYVRALLRQLVSGETLLHRRPTRSSPWEIGHGHPLSREFFVELAKRSGIGEAELERAVAQMDPELVADFYAGRLNPSFLLSAVVQKLAAKSGAARGGKSKSAIAQLVRQVVDQMVQAQELLARRGIELLVVVVPDVREVQRRDHDRFLARLAMRPSPEMRRSAAVRQRFVRALREKGIAFVDLTRALRAAGAPTFHVMDGHFNELGHRIAADEIGRRLAAAGAN; translated from the coding sequence ATGAACGCCTCGACCGCGCGACGGCCGTCGGCGCGACGGGGCGCCTCGCGCGCCGCGAAGCTCGCGGCGCTCGGCGTCTCGCTCCTGATCTCGCTCTACCTCGTCGAGCTCGCGCTGCGCGTGTTCTTCGTCGTGCCGTGGCAGGTCACCTCGCGCCAACCGCTCGGGCTCGGCGTCGCGGAGTCCGAGCTGCGCCTCGCGCAGGCCGAGTACGACGTGCGCCTGCGCTACAACAGCTCGGGCTTCCGGGACGAGGAGTTTCCCGAGACGAAGGAGCCCGGCGAGCTGCGCGTGCTGGTCCTCGGCGACAGCTTCGCGGAAGGGGTCGGCGTCGAGCAGGACGATCGCTTCGCCGACCTGCTCGAGCGCGACCTCGCGCGCGATCGCGAAACACCGGTCACGGTGATCGCCGCCGGACAGATGGCGACCGGCCCCGCGTCCTACCTACGCAACCTCTACGAGTTCGGCGTCGCGCTGCGCCCGGACGTCGTCGTGATCACGATCTACGTCGGTAACGACTTCGGCGCCGGCGGGACGTCGCCCGCGCGCGACGCGAAGGTCGTCGAGACGCTCCCGCCCGATTCGCTCGCGGCGCGCGGCTCGTGGCGCAGCGTCGTGCAGCTCGAGTACGTGCGGGCGTTGCTCAGGCAGCTCGTCTCGGGCGAGACGCTGCTGCACCGGCGACCGACGCGCAGCTCGCCGTGGGAGATCGGGCACGGCCACCCGCTGAGCCGCGAGTTCTTCGTCGAGCTCGCGAAGCGGAGCGGCATCGGCGAGGCGGAGCTCGAGCGCGCCGTCGCGCAGATGGATCCCGAGCTGGTCGCCGACTTCTACGCCGGGCGGCTGAACCCGTCGTTCCTCCTCTCCGCGGTCGTGCAGAAGCTCGCGGCGAAGTCGGGAGCCGCGCGCGGCGGCAAGTCGAAGTCGGCGATTGCGCAGCTCGTCCGCCAGGTCGTCGATCAGATGGTACAGGCGCAGGAGCTGCTCGCTCGGCGCGGGATCGAGCTCCTCGTCGTCGTCGTGCCCGACGTGCGCGAGGTGCAGCGACGCGACCATGACCGCTTCCTCGCGCGTCTCGCGATGCGGCCCTCACCGGAGATGCGGCGCTCGGCGGCCGTCCGTCAGCGCTTCGTGCGTGCGTTGCGGGAAAAGGGCATCGCCTTCGTCGACCTGACGCGAGCGCTGCGCGCGGCGGGCGCGCCGACGTTCCACGTCATGGACGGACACTTCAACGAGCTCGGCCATCGCATCGCCGCGGACGAGATCGGCCGCCGGCTTGCAGCGGCCGGCGCGAATTGA
- a CDS encoding class I SAM-dependent methyltransferase → MTTTTEYRCRLCGGAEPSVETRGIRDWEYGAPGEYSYLRCVRCGQVQLDPFPTLDQLREAYPSTYIGHVESAGSRGLLYKLLYEVKEYFHGRQLKPLITPGGRALDIGCGNGEFLLRLRRLGAGELDGIDFSPRAVELASSRGVNAFLGVFGDFEAPPASYDVIVMYNYLEHTLRPDEEAAKARRLLKPGGHLIGELPNFGSLDRRLFGRFWGGNHVPRHTFQFDERTLTRTLRDAGFSDVKIRHELNPTLLALSIQNWLQRNAPDLANNPKVPNGRAPYISPLMLLLLPVNALFVLARRAGVLRFAARA, encoded by the coding sequence GTGACCACGACCACCGAATACCGCTGTCGGCTGTGCGGCGGCGCCGAGCCGTCCGTCGAGACCAGGGGCATCCGCGACTGGGAGTACGGCGCCCCGGGCGAATATTCCTACCTGCGCTGCGTGCGCTGCGGGCAGGTGCAGCTCGACCCGTTCCCGACGCTCGACCAGCTCCGCGAGGCGTACCCCAGCACCTACATCGGCCACGTCGAGTCCGCGGGCTCGCGCGGCTTGCTCTACAAGCTGCTCTACGAGGTCAAGGAATATTTTCACGGCCGACAGCTGAAGCCGCTGATCACGCCGGGCGGACGCGCGCTCGACATCGGCTGCGGCAACGGCGAGTTCCTGCTGCGCCTGCGCCGGCTCGGCGCGGGCGAGCTCGACGGCATCGACTTCAGCCCGCGCGCCGTCGAGCTCGCGTCGTCGCGCGGCGTGAACGCGTTCCTCGGCGTGTTCGGCGACTTCGAGGCGCCGCCCGCGAGCTACGACGTCATCGTGATGTACAACTACCTCGAGCACACGCTGCGCCCGGACGAGGAGGCGGCGAAGGCGCGGCGTCTGCTCAAGCCCGGCGGCCACCTGATCGGCGAGCTGCCGAACTTCGGCTCGCTCGACCGGCGTCTGTTCGGCCGCTTCTGGGGCGGCAACCACGTGCCGCGCCACACCTTCCAGTTCGACGAGCGCACGCTCACGCGGACGCTGCGCGACGCGGGCTTCAGCGACGTCAAGATCCGCCACGAGCTCAACCCGACGCTGCTCGCGCTGTCGATCCAGAACTGGCTGCAGCGCAACGCGCCCGACCTCGCGAACAACCCGAAGGTGCCGAACGGACGCGCGCCCTACATCTCGCCGCTGATGCTGCTCCTGCTGCCGGTGAACGCGCTGTTCGTGCTCGCGCGGCGCGCCGGCGTGCTGCGCTTCGCGGCGCGCGCGTGA
- a CDS encoding fatty acid desaturase translates to MGRRNDTSRSIHRFLTGDELRVLQQAPRRLFLHVAPIYLAIVVVFAGLYALERSDAAWLRWIAYAVAFLVVGWCQFAIVQALHEASHQVLGRRTWASTLTAWLMTYPLALTIQFRGQHLEHHRHFGDPEKDPDFYGYGYFPDSKLALLGHLVRNASGIPAIVSFLRKSSDESALRAEGTSALAELAKLVVAQALMFALFTLTLGPWHYVFLWALPLLTVVKLCTAIRLLCEHGSPDKPYVWRSFSGTFVQRNLLGAFGLNYHAEHHLYPTIPYENLAEAFALRIDRQGAPGAPPDDGFLEVYHGGHLGLLRDWFRELPTFSLAASATRASS, encoded by the coding sequence ATGGGCCGCCGGAACGACACGAGTCGGTCGATCCACCGATTCCTGACCGGCGACGAGCTGCGGGTCTTGCAGCAGGCGCCGCGTCGGCTGTTCCTCCACGTGGCGCCGATCTACCTGGCGATCGTCGTGGTGTTCGCCGGGCTGTACGCGCTCGAGAGGAGCGACGCCGCGTGGCTGCGCTGGATCGCGTACGCCGTCGCCTTCCTGGTCGTCGGCTGGTGCCAGTTCGCGATCGTCCAGGCGCTGCACGAGGCGTCGCACCAGGTGCTCGGACGCCGCACCTGGGCGAGCACCCTCACCGCGTGGCTGATGACCTATCCGCTCGCGCTCACCATCCAGTTCCGCGGTCAGCACCTCGAGCACCACCGCCACTTCGGCGACCCGGAGAAGGATCCCGACTTCTATGGCTACGGCTACTTCCCGGACTCGAAGCTGGCGCTGCTCGGCCACCTCGTGCGCAACGCGAGCGGGATCCCGGCGATCGTGAGCTTTCTCCGCAAGTCTAGCGACGAGTCGGCGCTGCGCGCGGAAGGGACGAGCGCGCTCGCCGAGCTCGCGAAGCTCGTCGTCGCGCAGGCGCTGATGTTCGCGCTCTTCACGCTCACGCTCGGGCCCTGGCACTACGTCTTCCTGTGGGCGCTGCCGCTGCTCACGGTGGTGAAGCTGTGCACGGCGATCCGTCTGCTGTGCGAGCACGGCTCACCCGACAAGCCGTACGTCTGGCGCTCGTTCAGCGGCACGTTCGTGCAGCGCAACCTGCTCGGCGCCTTCGGCCTCAACTACCACGCCGAGCACCACCTCTACCCGACCATCCCGTACGAGAACCTCGCGGAGGCCTTCGCGCTCCGCATCGACCGGCAGGGCGCGCCCGGTGCGCCGCCCGACGACGGCTTCCTCGAGGTCTACCACGGCGGGCACCTCGGCCTCTTGCGCGACTGGTTCCGCGAGCTGCCGACGTTCTCGCTCGCCGCTTCCGCGACCCGCGCTTCCTCGTGA
- a CDS encoding class I SAM-dependent methyltransferase gives MAALPIPAVESAPEDSSEHVVCAVCGADQPVRLFEKHGLTIVRCRPCGLAYVDPRPSWSEVARIYRDVTYYRNDNECDFGYGDYLGEQRELLLPLFEQRVAGIERLHPKRGRLLDVGCATGVLLDVARARGWQVEGVDVSEFAVAHCRERGLTVHHGLLENVRLPAEHFDVVVMDDTIEHLPDPRRTLLELHRVIAPGGLLTINTCDEGGLLRRVMGRHWFHYKPLEHLFYFDRRNLARLLEDTGFTVLSTELSGKIVTLRYLCQRLRTYSPLGARVALATLGRLPGARRPFFMPIGEFAMFARRR, from the coding sequence ATGGCTGCGCTTCCGATCCCCGCGGTGGAATCCGCTCCGGAGGACTCCTCCGAGCACGTCGTCTGCGCGGTCTGCGGGGCGGATCAGCCGGTCCGGCTGTTCGAGAAGCACGGCCTCACGATCGTCCGCTGCCGGCCCTGCGGCCTGGCCTACGTCGATCCGCGACCGTCGTGGAGCGAGGTCGCGCGCATCTACCGCGACGTCACCTACTACCGGAACGACAACGAGTGCGACTTCGGCTACGGCGACTACCTCGGCGAGCAGCGAGAGCTCTTGCTGCCGCTCTTCGAGCAGCGGGTCGCGGGCATCGAGCGGCTCCACCCGAAGCGCGGCCGCCTGCTCGACGTCGGCTGCGCGACCGGCGTGCTGCTCGACGTCGCGCGCGCGCGCGGCTGGCAGGTCGAGGGCGTCGACGTCTCGGAGTTCGCCGTCGCACACTGCCGCGAGCGCGGCCTGACCGTTCACCACGGTCTGCTCGAGAACGTCCGGCTTCCGGCCGAGCACTTCGACGTCGTGGTGATGGACGACACGATCGAGCACCTGCCCGACCCGCGGCGCACGCTGCTCGAGCTGCACCGCGTGATCGCGCCGGGCGGGCTCCTGACGATCAACACCTGCGACGAGGGCGGCCTGCTCCGCCGCGTGATGGGGCGGCACTGGTTCCACTACAAGCCGCTCGAGCACCTGTTCTACTTCGACCGCCGCAACCTCGCGCGTCTGCTCGAGGACACCGGCTTCACCGTTCTCTCGACGGAGCTGTCGGGCAAGATCGTGACGCTGCGCTACCTCTGCCAGCGGCTGCGCACCTACAGCCCGCTCGGCGCGCGCGTCGCGCTCGCGACGCTCGGACGGCTCCCGGGTGCGAGGCGGCCGTTTTTCATGCCGATCGGCGAGTTCGCGATGTTCGCGCGACGGCGGTAG
- a CDS encoding MBOAT family O-acyltransferase → MTFQHPTFLLFFPIALVAYHLAAASFRVQNAIVALSGLVFYGWFSPALCLLLVAYAVVAYVGGRWVGALPEESPARRRALALVVSVLALGLAVFKYFDFFQSAARATLSALGLAPGWPVVEVLLPLGLSFYCFQSIAYVVDVHRRVIEPERDPVTFAAFMFFFPQLVAGPIARAPLVLRQFQRPRTLTRDKVGEAIWLLLFGYFSKAVAADTLAGYVDIAFQPSAHTTGWVVLFAAVGFVLQVYFDFNGYSLIAKGTARLFGVELAWNFDRPYWSTSIQEFWRRWHITLGNWLRDYLYLPLGGGSHGELRAAFSLILTMAIAGVWHGVGWTYLVWGAAHGVALAVHRSFHIHFPRVRISAAMGWLLTMLFVAPTFFVFRAPSLEVAAELLASCDRWHWRPFDTAAWLAALATSIPIFAIEAWQSRRRDLLAPARIGFVPFSLLAAALLVAVFARFWGTEHRFIYAQF, encoded by the coding sequence ATGACGTTCCAGCACCCGACGTTTCTCCTCTTCTTTCCGATCGCGCTCGTCGCCTACCACCTCGCGGCCGCGTCGTTCCGCGTGCAGAACGCGATCGTCGCGCTGAGCGGGCTCGTCTTCTACGGCTGGTTCTCGCCGGCGCTCTGCCTGCTGCTCGTCGCCTACGCCGTGGTCGCGTACGTCGGGGGACGCTGGGTCGGCGCGCTGCCCGAGGAGTCGCCCGCGCGCCGGCGCGCGCTCGCGCTCGTCGTCTCCGTGCTCGCGCTCGGGCTCGCGGTCTTCAAGTACTTCGACTTCTTCCAGAGCGCTGCGCGCGCGACGCTCTCCGCGCTCGGGCTCGCGCCGGGCTGGCCCGTCGTCGAGGTGCTGCTGCCGCTCGGGCTCTCGTTCTACTGCTTCCAGAGCATCGCCTACGTCGTCGACGTCCACCGGCGCGTGATCGAGCCCGAGCGCGATCCGGTGACCTTCGCGGCCTTCATGTTCTTCTTCCCGCAGCTCGTCGCGGGACCGATCGCGCGCGCGCCGCTCGTGCTGCGCCAGTTCCAGCGTCCGCGGACGCTGACGCGCGACAAGGTCGGCGAGGCGATCTGGCTCTTGCTCTTCGGCTACTTCTCGAAGGCCGTCGCCGCCGACACGCTCGCGGGCTACGTCGACATCGCCTTCCAGCCGTCGGCGCACACCACCGGCTGGGTCGTGCTGTTCGCGGCCGTCGGCTTCGTGCTGCAGGTCTACTTCGACTTCAACGGCTACAGCCTGATCGCCAAGGGTACCGCGCGTCTGTTCGGCGTCGAGCTCGCGTGGAACTTCGACCGCCCGTACTGGTCGACCTCGATCCAGGAGTTCTGGCGGCGCTGGCACATCACGCTCGGCAACTGGCTGCGCGACTACCTCTACCTGCCGCTCGGCGGCGGCAGCCACGGCGAGCTCCGTGCCGCGTTTTCCTTGATCTTGACGATGGCGATCGCCGGCGTGTGGCACGGCGTCGGCTGGACGTACCTCGTCTGGGGAGCCGCGCACGGCGTCGCGCTCGCCGTGCATCGGAGCTTCCACATCCACTTTCCGCGCGTGCGGATCTCGGCCGCGATGGGGTGGCTCTTGACGATGCTCTTCGTCGCGCCGACCTTCTTCGTCTTCCGCGCGCCGTCGCTCGAGGTCGCGGCCGAGCTGCTCGCGTCCTGCGACCGCTGGCACTGGCGGCCGTTCGACACCGCGGCCTGGCTCGCCGCGCTCGCGACCAGCATCCCGATCTTCGCGATCGAAGCCTGGCAGAGCCGG